The proteins below are encoded in one region of Pseudomonas ekonensis:
- a CDS encoding flagellar protein FliT, translating into MSPVLQRIEDTRMALVSALAERNWEAIGQLDLDCRSCMEDVLSEASLDEEELRSNLEQLLHVYKDLLEVAMGERQAIVDEMTQINQAKNAAKVYHLFG; encoded by the coding sequence ATGAGCCCTGTGTTGCAGCGAATCGAAGATACCCGCATGGCGCTCGTCAGCGCACTGGCCGAGCGCAACTGGGAGGCGATCGGGCAATTGGACCTCGATTGCCGATCCTGCATGGAAGACGTCTTGAGCGAAGCGTCGCTGGACGAGGAGGAGTTGCGCAGCAACCTTGAGCAGCTGCTGCACGTGTACAAGGACCTGCTGGAAGTGGCGATGGGGGAGCGTCAGGCTATAGTCGACGAGATGACGCAGATCAACCAAGCCAAGAACGCGGCAAAGGTTTACCATCTGTTTGGTTAA
- the fliS gene encoding flagellar export chaperone FliS encodes MNPMLALRQYQKVGSHAQTSEASPHRLVQMLMEGGLSRIAQAKGAIERKDVPAKCTAISKAIGIVSGLREGLDLENSAEALADLDGLYIYMMKRLAEANISSDPRILDEVAGLLTTVKEGWDAIAPAPGAQP; translated from the coding sequence ATGAATCCGATGTTAGCCCTTCGGCAGTACCAGAAGGTCGGCTCCCACGCCCAGACTTCCGAAGCCAGCCCGCACCGTCTGGTGCAGATGCTGATGGAGGGTGGCCTGTCGCGCATCGCCCAGGCCAAGGGTGCCATCGAGCGTAAGGACGTCCCGGCCAAGTGCACGGCGATCAGCAAGGCCATCGGCATCGTCAGCGGCCTGCGCGAAGGGCTGGACCTGGAGAACAGCGCCGAGGCGCTGGCCGACCTGGACGGTCTGTACATCTACATGATGAAACGTCTCGCCGAGGCGAACATCAGCAGCGATCCGCGCATCCTGGACGAAGTGGCAGGCCTGCTGACCACCGTCAAGGAAGGCTGGGACGCCATTGCGCCTGCGCCCGGTGCGCAGCCCTGA
- the fliD gene encoding flagellar filament capping protein FliD has protein sequence MASPILPGTGLGSGLDIGAIVTALVNADKAAKQTQLDTQTKNNTLKISGVGTLKSALTTFQSTLATLGSKTNPAFAGYTATSSKPETLTVTSDNTAVSGSYSVVVKNLATGSKVASAAFAGGASSAIPSGTLKISQNGTDYNVTIPANATLQSTRDAINTAQGSNGISANIVTDASGASRLVISSNKTGAGSDLTVSGIAGLEIDGTKVMSATPAAGDSGSVGDVAKDASLTIDGLPVTSKSNTVSGAISGMTLNLVAANATPTTVTVDNNTKGLQTSLQTFIDAYNTLKSTVDSLSKATPDEDGKLTVQAAFTGDALPRSLIAGIRAEFTNTKTNGKISFLSEIGVNTDPITGNLKLDTTAFNKAMAVPGASGQVQQLFTGTDDTNGLLARVSKSVDPYLKPSADGKTKGLLDQRLAILNNNTRDISDQQKALDIRVASLTKTLTAKYNAMDLLVGQMKATASNITSFFTSLTAQQSAK, from the coding sequence ATGGCAAGTCCAATTCTACCGGGTACCGGCCTGGGTTCCGGCCTGGACATCGGTGCGATCGTCACCGCGCTGGTCAATGCCGACAAGGCAGCGAAGCAGACGCAACTCGATACCCAGACAAAAAACAACACCCTGAAGATTTCGGGTGTGGGCACGCTCAAGAGCGCGCTGACCACATTCCAGTCGACGCTGGCCACCCTGGGCAGCAAGACCAACCCTGCGTTCGCCGGTTACACGGCCACGTCGAGCAAGCCTGAGACGCTGACCGTCACCTCTGACAACACCGCGGTGTCCGGCTCCTACAGCGTCGTCGTGAAGAATCTGGCCACAGGTTCGAAAGTCGCCAGCGCGGCCTTTGCCGGCGGTGCGTCCAGTGCCATTCCGAGTGGTACCCTGAAAATCAGTCAGAATGGCACTGATTACAATGTCACCATTCCGGCCAACGCCACCTTGCAGAGCACCCGCGACGCCATCAACACGGCCCAGGGCAGCAACGGCATTTCCGCCAACATCGTGACCGACGCCAGCGGCGCTTCGCGCCTGGTGATCAGCTCGAACAAGACCGGTGCGGGCTCCGACCTGACGGTCAGCGGCATCGCCGGCCTGGAAATCGACGGCACCAAGGTCATGTCGGCGACTCCGGCGGCCGGCGACTCGGGCTCTGTCGGCGATGTCGCCAAGGATGCGTCGCTGACCATCGACGGTCTGCCGGTGACCAGCAAGAGCAACACGGTTTCCGGTGCGATCAGCGGCATGACCCTGAACCTGGTGGCCGCCAACGCGACGCCGACCACGGTCACCGTCGACAACAACACAAAGGGCCTGCAGACGTCGCTCCAGACCTTCATCGACGCCTACAACACGCTCAAGAGCACCGTCGACAGCCTGTCCAAGGCGACGCCGGACGAAGACGGCAAGCTGACCGTGCAGGCTGCGTTCACGGGCGATGCCCTGCCGCGTTCGCTGATCGCCGGCATCCGTGCCGAGTTCACCAACACGAAGACCAACGGCAAGATTTCGTTCCTGTCGGAAATCGGCGTGAACACCGATCCGATCACCGGTAACCTGAAGCTCGACACCACGGCCTTTAACAAGGCGATGGCGGTTCCGGGAGCGTCTGGCCAGGTGCAGCAACTGTTCACCGGCACCGACGACACCAACGGTCTGCTGGCGCGCGTGAGCAAGTCCGTGGATCCGTACCTCAAGCCTTCGGCCGACGGCAAGACCAAGGGCTTGCTGGACCAGCGGCTCGCGATCCTGAACAACAATACCCGGGACATCTCCGATCAGCAGAAAGCGCTGGATATCCGGGTGGCCAGCCTGACCAAAACGCTGACCGCAAAATACAACGCCATGGACTTGCTCGTAGGGCAAATGAAAGCCACGGCGAGCAACATCACGTCGTTCTTCACGTCGCTGACCGCTCAGCAATCTGCGAAGTAA
- a CDS encoding flagellar protein FlaG has protein sequence MDMSVKLNVSYPAPKPANTVAEKPSEPAKAAEVTPVADKKTRETEETKLKLAVQEIEKFVQSIKRNLEFSIDENSGKVIVKVIASETGEVVRQIPSAEALKLADSLANASHVLFDAKV, from the coding sequence ATGGACATGAGCGTCAAGCTTAACGTGTCTTATCCGGCTCCCAAGCCAGCGAATACCGTTGCTGAAAAACCGTCCGAGCCTGCCAAGGCGGCCGAAGTCACCCCCGTCGCGGACAAGAAGACCCGTGAAACCGAGGAGACCAAGTTGAAGCTGGCCGTGCAGGAGATCGAGAAGTTCGTGCAGTCGATCAAGCGCAACCTCGAGTTTTCGATCGACGAGAACTCCGGGAAGGTCATCGTCAAGGTGATCGCGAGCGAGACGGGCGAGGTCGTTCGACAGATTCCCTCCGCGGAGGCGCTCAAGCTGGCAGACAGCCTCGCCAACGCGAGCCACGTGTTGTTCGACGCCAAAGTCTGA
- a CDS encoding flagellin domain-containing protein: MALTVNTNTTSLNVQKNLNRASDALSTSMQRLSSGLKINSAKDDAAGLQISNRMSSQIRGNTQAIQNANDGISVAQTAEGALQASTDILQRMRELAVKARNGTNGTADQTATNAEFAQMSDELTRIAQSTNLNGKFLLDGSAGTVTLQVGANTGSANHIDLVLSAKFDAASLSVGSGTVVLTGATVTGAAQNIDNAITAIDAAIATIGATRANLGASQNRLTSTIQNLQNINENTTAAQGRVQDTDFAAETANLTKQQTLQQASTSVLAQANQLPSAVLKLLQ; the protein is encoded by the coding sequence ATGGCTTTAACTGTAAACACCAACACCACGTCGCTGAACGTTCAGAAAAACCTGAACCGCGCTTCCGACGCTCTGTCGACTTCGATGCAGCGCCTGTCTTCCGGCCTGAAAATCAACAGCGCCAAAGACGACGCCGCTGGCCTGCAAATCTCCAACCGCATGTCTTCGCAGATCCGCGGTAACACCCAGGCCATCCAGAACGCCAACGACGGTATCTCCGTTGCCCAGACCGCTGAAGGCGCTCTGCAAGCTTCGACCGACATCCTGCAGCGTATGCGTGAACTGGCTGTTAAAGCCCGTAACGGAACCAACGGCACCGCTGACCAGACCGCGACCAACGCCGAATTCGCTCAGATGTCTGACGAACTGACTCGTATCGCTCAGTCCACCAACCTGAACGGCAAGTTCCTGCTGGACGGTTCGGCTGGTACTGTGACCCTGCAAGTGGGCGCGAACACTGGCTCCGCCAACCACATCGACCTGGTGCTGAGCGCCAAGTTCGACGCCGCCAGCCTGTCCGTAGGCAGCGGTACTGTGGTTCTGACCGGTGCTACCGTAACCGGCGCTGCACAGAACATCGACAACGCGATCACCGCTATCGACGCCGCTATCGCCACCATCGGTGCAACCCGTGCAAACCTGGGTGCTTCGCAGAACCGTCTGACCAGCACCATCCAGAACCTGCAGAACATCAACGAAAACACCACCGCTGCACAAGGTCGCGTACAAGACACCGACTTCGCCGCGGAAACTGCTAACCTGACCAAGCAGCAGACTCTGCAGCAGGCTTCGACCTCCGTTCTGGCTCAAGCCAACCAACTGCCTTCCGCTGTACTGAAGCTGCTTCAGTAA
- a CDS encoding motility associated factor glycosyltransferase family protein, which translates to MSEFFQDNAEVIERRWPALAARLMAEDSSAVQAELTQGLGSTLSVAGIQLTSRHDRVHEARIQAASLPADKAQLHVYGTGLGDLPAVLLERPGLERLYVHILNGALFSLVLQLLDQRHWLDDARVELLYAGDLPDICTPFFALPAEMLLADDFNAKIRDRLVSEVHLSFNNREFDPQSPFIVQRLQDCLPVLLADDDVAQLFGSCAGREVYVIATGPTLEGHFERLAAIRGRAERPLFICVDTAYRPLRERGIVPDIVVSIDQRISLRHLPFEDSDGIALVYLPMSDPQVLKAWKGKRYGGYSLSPVYTGLRERHPRALLHVGGSVIHPAVDLAVKMGAASITLFGADFAFPMNKTHAGWNDGDLGPSVNQARHWVHDGNGERVKTQLNFRGYLCVLERYIARHPQVKFLNSSRAGARIAGTGFNEEFVQ; encoded by the coding sequence GTGAGCGAGTTTTTCCAGGATAACGCCGAGGTCATCGAGCGCCGTTGGCCGGCACTGGCTGCGCGGTTGATGGCCGAGGACAGTTCGGCGGTCCAGGCAGAGTTGACGCAGGGGCTGGGATCGACACTGAGCGTGGCCGGCATCCAGCTCACCAGCCGCCACGACCGTGTGCACGAGGCGCGGATCCAGGCGGCGAGCCTGCCGGCCGACAAGGCGCAACTGCATGTCTACGGCACCGGCCTGGGGGACTTGCCGGCGGTGCTGCTGGAGCGCCCGGGGCTTGAGCGGCTGTACGTGCACATCCTCAACGGCGCGCTGTTCTCGCTGGTGCTGCAATTGCTCGATCAGCGCCACTGGCTGGACGATGCCCGGGTGGAGCTGCTGTACGCCGGGGATCTGCCCGATATCTGCACGCCGTTCTTTGCCTTGCCGGCGGAGATGCTGCTGGCCGACGACTTCAACGCGAAGATCCGCGATCGGCTGGTCAGCGAAGTGCACCTGAGCTTCAACAACCGCGAGTTCGACCCGCAGTCGCCATTCATTGTCCAGCGCTTGCAGGACTGCCTGCCGGTGCTGCTGGCGGACGACGACGTCGCGCAACTGTTCGGCAGCTGCGCCGGCCGCGAGGTCTATGTGATCGCCACCGGGCCGACCCTGGAAGGGCACTTCGAGCGGCTGGCGGCGATTCGCGGGCGGGCCGAGCGCCCGCTGTTCATTTGCGTCGACACCGCTTACCGGCCGCTGCGCGAGCGCGGAATCGTGCCGGACATCGTGGTGAGCATCGATCAGCGCATCAGCTTGCGGCACTTGCCGTTCGAAGACTCCGACGGCATTGCGCTGGTGTACCTGCCGATGAGCGATCCGCAGGTGCTGAAGGCCTGGAAGGGCAAACGTTACGGCGGCTACTCGCTCAGCCCGGTCTACACCGGGCTGCGCGAGCGACACCCGCGGGCCTTGCTGCATGTGGGCGGCAGCGTGATCCATCCCGCCGTGGATCTGGCGGTGAAGATGGGGGCGGCGAGCATCACGCTGTTCGGCGCCGACTTCGCCTTTCCGATGAACAAGACCCATGCCGGTTGGAACGACGGCGACCTGGGGCCGTCGGTCAACCAGGCGCGGCACTGGGTGCATGACGGCAACGGCGAACGAGTCAAGACCCAGCTCAACTTCCGAGGCTATCTCTGCGTGCTGGAGCGCTACATCGCCCGTCACCCGCAGGTGAAGTTCCTCAACAGCAGCCGGGCGGGGGCGAGGATCGCCGGAACGGGTTTCAACGAGGAGTTCGTGCAATGA
- a CDS encoding ketoacyl-ACP synthase III has protein sequence MIGIKSIASYVPVAGVDNYAQGAKFEKDEEFILGKIGSAFLPRKDAEQETSDLCVEAANALFASNPDLKRESIDALIVVTQNGDEEGLPHTAAIVQDKLGLPTHVAAFDISLGCSGYVYGIYAIKGFMEAAGLKNGLLITADPYSKIVDPQDRNTTMLFGDAATATWMGEDPTWALGKAKFGTDGSGAPHLKVTDGVFFMNGRQVFNFALLKVPAHLHELLDDSGLAADDIDAFCIHQGSAAIVDAVARRFEGDPEKFVKDMVETGNTVSSSIPLLLEKHALDSSWQRVALSGFGVGLSWGSAIIYRP, from the coding sequence ATGATTGGCATAAAAAGCATTGCGAGCTACGTTCCTGTAGCCGGCGTGGACAATTACGCACAAGGTGCAAAATTCGAGAAGGATGAAGAGTTCATCCTCGGCAAGATCGGTTCGGCCTTCCTGCCGCGCAAGGACGCAGAACAGGAAACCTCCGACCTGTGCGTCGAAGCGGCCAATGCGCTGTTTGCCAGCAACCCTGACCTGAAACGCGAATCCATCGACGCCCTGATCGTCGTCACCCAGAACGGCGACGAAGAAGGCCTGCCGCACACCGCCGCCATCGTCCAGGACAAACTGGGCCTGCCGACCCACGTCGCGGCGTTCGACATTTCCCTGGGCTGCTCGGGCTACGTCTACGGCATCTATGCGATCAAGGGCTTCATGGAAGCCGCCGGCCTGAAGAACGGCCTGCTGATCACCGCCGACCCGTACTCCAAGATCGTCGACCCGCAGGACCGCAACACCACCATGCTGTTCGGCGACGCCGCCACCGCCACCTGGATGGGCGAAGACCCGACCTGGGCGCTGGGCAAGGCCAAGTTCGGCACCGACGGCTCCGGCGCGCCGCACCTTAAGGTCACCGACGGCGTGTTCTTCATGAACGGTCGCCAGGTGTTCAACTTCGCGCTGCTCAAGGTGCCGGCGCACCTGCATGAGCTGCTCGACGATTCGGGCCTTGCGGCCGACGACATCGACGCGTTCTGCATCCACCAGGGCAGCGCGGCCATCGTCGATGCCGTGGCGCGCCGCTTCGAGGGCGACCCGGAGAAGTTCGTCAAGGACATGGTCGAGACCGGCAACACCGTGTCGTCGAGCATTCCCCTGCTGCTGGAGAAGCATGCGCTGGACTCGTCCTGGCAGCGTGTGGCGCTCAGCGGTTTCGGCGTCGGGCTGTCGTGGGGTTCGGCGATCATCTACCGTCCCTGA
- the pseI gene encoding pseudaminic acid synthase: MSRFKIGDRLIGADAPPFIIAEMSGNHNQSLDVALQIVEAAAKAGAHALKLQTYTARTMTLDLAEGEFFIKDPGSLWAGTSLYELYEKAHTPWEWHAPIFARARELGMLAFSTPFDDTAVDFLESLDVPAYKIASFENTDLPLIRRVAATGKPLIISTGMASLAELDETVRAAREAGCKDLVLLKCTSTYPATPLNSNVRTIPHLRELFGCEVGLSDHSMGVGVSVAAVALGATVVEKHFTLDRSAGGVDASFSLEPAELASLVVETERAWQALGQVHYGVTEAERKSLVYRRSLYVTADMAAGEPFTAANLRAIRPGLGLAPKHAETVLGRRARQPIKRGTPLDWSLVE, encoded by the coding sequence ATGAGCCGTTTCAAGATCGGTGACCGCCTGATCGGTGCCGACGCGCCGCCGTTCATCATTGCCGAGATGAGCGGCAACCATAACCAGTCGCTGGACGTGGCCCTGCAGATCGTCGAAGCGGCAGCCAAGGCCGGCGCCCACGCCTTGAAGCTGCAGACCTACACCGCCCGGACCATGACGCTGGACCTGGCCGAAGGCGAGTTCTTCATCAAGGATCCCGGCAGCCTGTGGGCCGGCACCTCGCTGTACGAGCTGTACGAAAAGGCCCACACCCCGTGGGAGTGGCACGCGCCGATCTTCGCCCGGGCCAGGGAACTGGGCATGCTCGCGTTCTCGACGCCGTTCGACGACACGGCGGTGGATTTCCTGGAAAGCCTCGACGTGCCGGCCTACAAGATCGCCAGTTTCGAGAACACCGACCTGCCGCTGATCCGCCGGGTGGCGGCCACCGGCAAGCCCCTGATCATCTCCACCGGCATGGCCAGCCTCGCCGAGCTGGACGAGACCGTGCGCGCGGCCCGCGAGGCCGGCTGCAAGGATCTGGTGCTGCTCAAGTGCACCAGCACGTACCCGGCGACGCCGCTCAACAGCAACGTGCGCACGATTCCTCATCTGCGTGAGCTGTTCGGCTGCGAAGTGGGGCTGTCCGACCATTCCATGGGTGTCGGCGTGTCCGTCGCCGCCGTGGCGCTGGGGGCGACGGTGGTGGAGAAGCATTTCACCCTCGACCGCTCGGCCGGCGGGGTGGACGCCAGTTTCTCGCTGGAGCCGGCCGAACTGGCCAGCCTGGTGGTGGAGACCGAGCGCGCCTGGCAGGCCCTGGGCCAGGTGCATTACGGCGTCACCGAGGCCGAGCGCAAGTCGCTGGTCTATCGCCGTTCGCTGTACGTCACCGCCGACATGGCGGCCGGCGAACCCTTCACGGCGGCCAACCTGCGCGCCATCCGTCCCGGTCTGGGCCTGGCGCCCAAACACGCCGAAACCGTCCTTGGGCGCCGTGCGCGCCAGCCGATCAAACGCGGCACGCCGCTGGACTGGTCCTTGGTCGAATGA
- the pseG gene encoding UDP-2,4-diacetamido-2,4,6-trideoxy-beta-L-altropyranose hydrolase: MRLLIRADASPTIGSGHIARCLPLARVLRAQGSHVAFACRRLPGHRLEALRAEGFETFALPERYPGEDPHQAIESMLPWQADIDALAAQLEGHAAFDWIIADHYGLDHHWQTAARRWAPRIAAVDDLATRRYSVDLLLNQNLSGLHEDYRPLLPAHCRTLLGPRYAMLREEFSCPPIDIKPVARRVLVNFGGFDAARQTHHAMLALADFSELDVDFVAGADNPAWTQMQALAETRPNWRLHSFVSDFHRRMTEADLFIGAGGGTSWERAALGLPTICIAVSNNQQANGEVMAAAGAHVFMGAREQVSVEQLRQAVGFVVSNPYLRQGLAERSRKLVDGRGALRVAAALAGAVLTVRPATADDAQLLFDGRNAEPVRRWSLESGVIEWPQHLNWLTASLSNPRRLLLIAEADDGPVGVLRYDLRGFEAEVSIYLLEGRFGLGWGRALLARGEAFVSAHWPQLTAVTARVLPANQASMNVFRDAGFTQSACAFTRELKESRP; the protein is encoded by the coding sequence ATGAGACTCCTGATCCGCGCCGACGCCTCGCCGACCATCGGCAGCGGCCACATCGCCCGCTGCCTGCCGCTGGCCCGGGTGTTGCGCGCGCAGGGCAGCCATGTCGCGTTCGCTTGCCGCCGCTTGCCGGGGCATCGGCTGGAGGCCTTGCGGGCCGAGGGCTTCGAAACCTTCGCGCTGCCGGAGCGCTACCCCGGCGAAGACCCGCACCAGGCCATCGAATCGATGCTGCCGTGGCAGGCGGACATCGACGCGCTGGCCGCGCAACTGGAAGGCCACGCCGCGTTCGACTGGATCATCGCCGACCATTACGGCCTCGATCACCATTGGCAGACCGCCGCCCGCCGCTGGGCGCCCCGGATCGCGGCGGTGGACGACCTGGCGACCCGCCGCTACAGCGTCGACCTGCTGCTCAATCAGAACCTCTCCGGCCTGCACGAAGACTACCGGCCGCTGCTGCCTGCGCACTGCCGCACGCTGCTCGGCCCGCGCTACGCCATGCTGCGCGAGGAATTCAGCTGCCCGCCGATCGACATCAAGCCTGTGGCCAGGCGTGTGCTGGTGAACTTCGGCGGCTTCGATGCGGCCCGGCAGACCCATCACGCGATGCTGGCGCTGGCGGACTTTTCCGAGCTAGACGTGGACTTCGTCGCCGGCGCCGACAACCCGGCCTGGACGCAAATGCAGGCACTGGCCGAGACGCGGCCGAACTGGCGCCTGCACAGTTTCGTCAGTGACTTCCACCGACGCATGACCGAGGCCGACCTGTTCATCGGCGCCGGCGGCGGCACCAGTTGGGAACGGGCGGCCCTGGGCCTGCCGACGATCTGCATCGCGGTGTCGAACAACCAGCAGGCCAACGGCGAAGTGATGGCGGCGGCGGGCGCGCATGTGTTCATGGGCGCCCGGGAGCAGGTCAGCGTCGAGCAGCTGCGTCAGGCGGTCGGCTTTGTCGTGAGCAACCCTTACCTGCGCCAGGGCCTGGCCGAGCGTTCGCGAAAGCTGGTGGACGGGCGCGGTGCCCTGCGGGTCGCGGCCGCGCTGGCCGGCGCGGTGCTTACGGTGCGGCCGGCGACGGCGGACGATGCGCAATTGCTGTTTGACGGACGCAATGCCGAGCCGGTGCGGCGCTGGTCGCTGGAGTCCGGCGTGATCGAGTGGCCGCAGCACCTGAACTGGCTGACGGCAAGCTTGAGCAATCCCCGGCGTCTGTTGCTGATCGCCGAGGCCGACGACGGCCCGGTCGGCGTGCTGCGCTATGATTTGCGCGGTTTCGAGGCCGAAGTGTCGATCTACCTGCTGGAGGGGCGTTTCGGTCTTGGCTGGGGGCGGGCGCTGCTGGCCCGTGGCGAAGCGTTCGTCTCTGCGCACTGGCCGCAGCTGACCGCCGTCACCGCCCGGGTGCTGCCGGCCAACCAGGCCTCAATGAATGTATTTCGCGACGCCGGGTTCACCCAGAGTGCCTGCGCGTTCACCCGTGAGTTGAAGGAATCCCGCCCATGA
- the pseF gene encoding pseudaminic acid cytidylyltransferase — MSNVAIIPARGGSKRIPRKNLKPFDGVPMIVRSIRTAFESGLFDQVVVSTDDQEIADVARAHGAQVPFLRPADLADDFTGTAAVIEHALRQLPAFDYACCVYATAPLLQARYLREGFEALERHPDKSFAFSVCGFGFPVQRALTLDGQGALTALYPEFRNTRSQDLPEAFQDAGQFYWGRREAWLRGEVLYSPASLPVILPRHLVQDIDTPEDWTRAEYLYAALKAGGALS, encoded by the coding sequence TTGAGCAACGTGGCGATCATCCCGGCCCGGGGCGGCAGCAAGCGCATCCCGCGCAAAAACCTCAAGCCCTTCGACGGCGTGCCGATGATCGTCCGTTCGATCCGCACGGCGTTCGAGTCGGGGCTGTTCGACCAGGTCGTCGTCAGCACCGACGATCAGGAGATCGCCGACGTCGCACGGGCCCATGGTGCGCAGGTGCCATTCTTGCGTCCTGCGGATCTGGCCGATGACTTCACCGGCACCGCCGCGGTGATCGAACATGCATTGCGGCAGTTGCCGGCGTTCGATTACGCCTGCTGCGTGTACGCCACCGCACCGCTGTTGCAGGCGCGCTATCTGCGCGAAGGGTTCGAAGCGCTGGAACGCCATCCCGACAAGTCGTTCGCCTTCTCCGTGTGCGGCTTCGGCTTCCCGGTGCAGCGCGCGCTGACGCTCGACGGGCAGGGCGCCCTGACGGCGTTGTACCCCGAGTTTCGCAACACCCGTTCGCAGGATCTGCCCGAGGCGTTCCAGGACGCCGGCCAGTTCTACTGGGGCCGCCGTGAGGCCTGGCTGCGCGGCGAGGTGCTGTATTCGCCGGCCAGCCTGCCGGTGATCCTGCCCCGGCATCTGGTGCAAGACATCGACACGCCCGAAGACTGGACGCGGGCCGAGTACCTCTACGCCGCGCTCAAGGCCGGCGGAGCACTGTCATGA
- a CDS encoding pseudaminic acid biosynthesis-associated methylase, with translation MRDLSEQEKFWQGEFGNQYVGRNVGQPLVAANLALFAKALARAGRIDSLVELGTNAGNNLQALRQLLPGCELFGVEINANACEQARALDIAQIWHGSLFDFPRERSYDLTLSKGVLIHLAPELLANAYEQLYRLSRRYILIAEYYNPAPVEVFYRGNSGKLFKRDFAGEMLDRYADLHLLDYGFAYHRDPQFPVDDITWFLLEKRP, from the coding sequence ATGCGTGATTTGAGCGAACAGGAAAAGTTCTGGCAGGGCGAGTTCGGCAACCAGTATGTCGGCCGCAACGTCGGCCAGCCGCTGGTGGCGGCCAACCTGGCGCTGTTCGCCAAGGCGCTGGCCCGCGCCGGGCGGATCGACAGCCTGGTGGAACTGGGCACCAACGCCGGCAACAACCTGCAGGCATTGCGTCAATTGCTGCCCGGGTGCGAGCTGTTCGGCGTCGAAATCAACGCCAACGCCTGCGAGCAGGCAAGGGCGCTGGACATCGCGCAGATCTGGCACGGCTCGCTGTTCGACTTTCCCCGCGAGCGCAGCTACGACCTGACCCTGAGCAAGGGCGTGCTGATCCATCTGGCGCCCGAGTTGCTGGCGAACGCCTACGAACAGCTGTATCGGCTGAGCCGGCGCTACATCCTGATCGCCGAGTACTACAACCCGGCGCCGGTGGAGGTCTTCTACCGCGGCAACAGCGGCAAGCTGTTCAAGCGCGACTTCGCCGGCGAAATGCTTGATCGCTACGCCGACCTGCACCTGCTGGACTACGGTTTCGCCTATCACCGCGACCCGCAGTTCCCGGTGGATGACATCACCTGGTTCCTGCTGGAAAAACGCCCTTGA